Proteins encoded by one window of Vitis riparia cultivar Riparia Gloire de Montpellier isolate 1030 chromosome 11, EGFV_Vit.rip_1.0, whole genome shotgun sequence:
- the LOC117925390 gene encoding uncharacterized protein LOC117925390, whose translation MEMEDPHTNPSPSSLKDRLKSSLCLSCCFRTNPRQNLESDEKSIKPSCVWLKSRAQDLPEIKEKLVSQFRGRRHSSQFRYDPLSYSLNFDQGIDENHVDQIQFRNFAARLPPTPPRTAEPVMVDSREVRVVS comes from the coding sequence ATGGAGATGGAAGACCCACACACTAACCCGTCGCCTTCTTCTCTCAAAGACAGGCTCAAGTCCTCCCTCTGTCTCTCATGTTGCTTCCGCACAAACCCTCGCCAGAACCTGGAATCCGACGAGAAGTCCATCAAACCTTCCTGCGTTTGGCTCAAGTCCAGAGCCCAGGACCTGCCGGAGATCAAAGAGAAGTTGGTCTCCCAGTTCCGAGGCCGCCGCCACTCCTCGCAGTTCAGGTACGACCCTCTCAGCTACTCTCTCAATTTTGACCAAGGCATCGACGAGAACCACGTCGATCAGATTCAATTCAGGAACTTTGCCGCCAGATTGCCGCCGACGCCGCCGCGGACGGCGGAGCCTGTGATGGTTGATTCCAGAGAAGTGCGTGTAGTTAGTTAG
- the LOC117924633 gene encoding probable E3 ubiquitin-protein ligase RHY1A: MAGMLPGVECARRRRFHQSGGCSDSPTVAVHGCTRRSSFCLYTSNHENHHATSSSSMQRSVLNQAYSDEKLGGVAREAKERLDERLRTQRKSEPTRNKSKESLRIVDGRAMVVGELQTEVFGSKRSGSKRFSWGKLSWKASDQVECAICLEGFKAGESLVHLPCAHRFHSRCLMPWLETNAHCPCCRMGIFVS; this comes from the exons ATGGCTGGAATGCTTCCTGGTGTGGAATGTGCTCGAAGGAGACGATTCCACCAGAGTGGAGGCTGCTCGGACTCTCCGACGGTGGCGGTCCACGGCTGCACAAGGCGGTCCTCTTTCTGTCTCTATACAAGCAACCATGAAAACCACCACGCCACTTCAAGCTCTTCTATG CAAAGAAGCGTATTGAACCAAGCATACAGCGACGAGAAACTGGGAGGCGTGGCGAGAGAAGCCAAGGAAAGATTGGATGAGAGGCTGAGAACCCAAAGAAAATCAGAACCCACGAG GAATAAGAGCAAGGAAAGCTTGAGGATAGTAGATGGAAGAGCCATGGTGGTAGGAGAACTGCAGACAGAGGTGTTTGGATCAAAGAGGAGTGGTTCAAAGAGATTCAGCTGGGGCAAGTTGAGCTGGAAGGCCTCAGACCAAGTGGAGTGCGCGATCTGCCTGGAGGGGTTCAAGGCTGGCGAGAGCCTGGTGCACCTGCCCTGCGCTCACCGTTTCCACTCAAGGTGTTTGATGCCATGGCTGGAGACTAATGCCCATTGTCCATGTTGCAGAATGGGGATCTTTGTTTCTTAA
- the LOC117924568 gene encoding uncharacterized protein LOC117924568, with translation MYTYTPTYYSTLHDSITSLCKTILPFSFKKRRLPAAEQKLSKLQSDNLKWQQDSFHQILKLMGLCKEGILAEHEVSSFRSHLLETLIASPADQEQPVILRDKLLFLQELFYAKCITADEYHSSKRPLLQRLAVQGAEIEARDVIVANQKENSEEEWSVIDLRDEQCLLSKESSNSKNKSKHGSAIKQIKGVASVLSFATPHKNVKNREEKSIIGPVSEHSGHNELGLSRENPFWNIHLKEKESETRSILMPESIPVETVKVEKSGADKAKKKVFRTLFQKEGSENVPESEEKVSKSGKKQWGFEGLKKWKRNNWEDETTPLPLSERSDIDSYLGPCQLVASPIGEGPDTKQIKRKIHSNGSSSDFFIDKVLGEKIKKELSLIQTELNTTNHNLQFSNDQIEAISTKLPVDKADLKKFFPKSWCDRYGDVVLDVVKKEFKDHVGEMESMRTAAREKRGHSTRWTTFEDDENCHPNLFAHQDHSFQMKQTKLAPSKEDYSYISNIDSSNTKCFENNPFFHDYSDGRGEKPRSELGFYQDQNQNPFWSPKQGSSVMG, from the exons ATGTACACATACACACCCACATACTACTCCACTCTTCATGACTCGATCACCTCTCTCTGCAAGACCATCCTTCCCTTCTCCTTCAAGAAGCGGCGGCTGCCAGCGGCCGAGCAGAAGCTATCGAAGCTGCAGTCGGATAATCTGAAATGGCAGCAAGATTCCTTCCATCAAATACTCAAATTGATGGGCCTTTGTAAAGAAGGAATCTTAGCAGAACACGAGGTTTCATCTTTTCGATCGCATTTACTCGAGACCCTTATCGCTTCTCCAGCCGATCAAGAGCAACCTGTGATCTTGAGGGATAAGCTGCTATTTTTGCAG GAGCTGTTTTACGCGAAGTGCATTACGGCGGATGAGTATCATTCTTCGAAGAGGCCTTTGTTACAGAGACTTGCAGTTCAAGGGGCTGAGATCGAGGCCAGAGACGTAATTGTTGCGAATCAGAAGGAAAATTCAGAAGAGGAGTGGTCAGTCATTGACCTGAGGGATGAACAGTGCTTGCTTAGCAAAGAAAGTTCAAATTCAAAGAACAAATCGAAACACGGTTCAGCTATAAAGCAGATTAAAGGCGTGGCCTCAGTTTTGAGCTTTGCAACGCCTCATAAGAATGTAAAGAACCGGGAAGAAAAGAGCATCATCGGTCCAGTGTCGGAACATTCTGGGCATAATGAGTTGGGGTTGTCTAGAGAAAACCCTTTTTGGAACATCCATTTGAAGGAGAAAGAAAGTGAAACTCGATCCATACTTATGCCAGAAAGCATACCAGTGGAGACAGTGAAGGTTGAAAAGAGCGGTGCCGACAAGGCAAAGAAGAAAGTATTTCGGACTCTGTTTCAGAAGGAAGGCAGTGAAAATGTGCCTGAATCTGAggaaaaagtttcaaaatcgGGGAAGAAGCAATGGGGGTTTGAGGGGTTgaagaaatggaagagaaaCAACTGGGAAGACGAAACAACTCCACTGCCCCTTAGCGAGAGATCAGATATTGATTCTTATTTGGGACCTTGTCAGCTTGTAGCTAGCCCCATTGGGGAGGGCCCTgatacaaaacaaataaagaggAAGATACATTCTAATGGTTCCTCCTCAGATTTTTTCATCGATAAG GTGTTgggagagaaaataaagaaggagCTGTCTCTAATTCAGACGGAACTCAATACCACAAACCACAATCTTCAATTTTC GAATGATCAGATTGAAGCAATTTCCACCAAGCTTCCTGTTGACAAAGCAGACCTGAAAAAGTTCTTTCCCAA GTCATGGTGTGATCGGTATGGAGATGTGGTGTTGGATGtggtgaaaaaggaattcaaggATCACGTGGGAGAGATGGAGAGTATGCGAACTGCTGCCAGAGAGAAGCGTGGCCACTCAACCAGATGGACAACCTTTGAAGATGATGAGAATTGTCACCCAAATCTCTTTGCGCATCAGGATCATTCATTCCAGATGAAGCAAACAAAGCTCGCCCCCTCCAAGGAAGATTACTCCTATATCAGCAACATCGATAGCAGTAACACCAAGTGCTTTGAAAACAATCCCTTCTTTCATGACTACAGTGATGGTAGAGGTGAAAAGCCAAGGTCTGAATTGGGTTTTTACCAGGACCAGAACCAGAACCCCTTTTGGAGTCCAAAGCAAGGATCTTCCGTGATGGGTTAA